The Streptomyces tubercidicus DNA segment GCCATGAGCGCGGCCGGTGCCGAGCTGTCGCAGCTGGCGCCTCTGGACTTCATGGAAATACGGGGCAGTCTCTAGCCAGGCCGCCGCATCGGGCAACGTCCGCCGCGTCGACGAGAGTGCCGGGTTCTTGCGGGCGAGGGTCATGCGCGGCCCCGCAGCGGTTCCGCCAGTCGTTCCAGCAGTCCCGCGACCAGGGAGGTCTGGGCGGGCACCGTGTCGGGGTAGATGAACTCGCCCCGGGCGTGGGCGTTGTCACCGACTGCGCCCATGCCGCACAGCACGGGCAGGCCGAGGGCGGCGACGAAGTTGGCGTCGCTGGCGCCACCGACGGCGGCGTCGGGCAAGTCGCCGCGGCCCTGCTCGCGGGTGACCTCGCGGGCGAGGGCGAGGAGGCGGGCGGAGGAGGCGTTCAGGGTCATGGGCGGCCGGTTCCAGGCGTGGTCGATCTCGATGCGGACGCGGCGGTCGCTGGCCCTGATGGCGTCCAGCGCATCGTCGACACGGAGCTGTTCGGCCTCGCTGCTGACTCGGATGTCGATACTGGCGGTTGCCTGCCCGGCGACGACGTTGGTGCCGGAACCGCCCTTGATGAGCCCGGTGTTGATCGTGGTGCCCTTGCCGGGCGCGGCGACGGCCGCGGCGGCGACCACGAACTCGGCCAGCGCGGTGATCGCGCTCGCCCCGTCCTGAGGTGCGAGCCCGGCGTGTGCCTCGACGCCGGTGACCGTTACCCGGAAGATCCCACAGCCCTTGCGGGCGGTCTTGACCGCTCCGTGGGCGGTCGGCTCCAGCACCAGCGTGGCGTCGGCCTGCTGCGCGACCTCCTCGATCACCGGCCGCGAGGACAGCGAGCCGATCTCCTCGTCGCCGTTGAAGAGAAAGGTGACGGTGGGCACCGGTACTCCGCTCGCCCTGGCCAGCTTCAGCGCCCAGATGCCTTGGACCAGGCCGGTCTTCATGTCGAAGATGCCCGGCCCGCTGAGCTTCTCCCGGCCGTCGTCGGACCCCTCCGGCTGCTCCCATCCGGCGAGGGTGCCGGTCGGCCATACGGTGTCGTAGTGGCCGACCAACGCGACGTGCCCGGCGCCGGTTCCGGTGTAGGTCAGGGTGAGGGTGTCGCCGCACTCGCCGCCGGGGTGGCGCTGTGCGTGGTCGGGTCGGCCGAGTCGGTGGACGGCGAGCGCGTGCAGGAGGTCCAGGCCCGCCGCGAGGCCGGGCAGGTCGTAGCTGCTGGTCTCGTGGCGGACAAGGGTCAGGATGTCGGTGATGATCTCTGGCGAGACGTCCTGGGCGAGGGCGGTGAGGGCGGCAGTGGGAAGTGCGGTCATGGTCTGCTTTCTCGTACGGGGCCGGTGCCGGTGTTCGGCAGAGGGCGGGGTCAGCTGACGCCGAAGGGGAGGCCCAGCAGATACCAGGCCACGAAGAACGCGATCCACACGACCCAGACGACGGCGGCGATCGGGATCGTGAGGGAGGCCAGGGTGCCGATCCCGGCGGACTTGCGGTACTGCTGGATGAATCCCAGGGCCATCACGAAGTACGGGCTCATCGGGGTGACGCAGTTGGTGACCGAGTCGGCGACGCGGTAGACGGCCTGGGTGGTCTCGGCCTCGATGCCGATGAGCATCAGCATGGGCACGAGCACCGGGGCGGCCAGCGCCCACAGCGCGGAGCCGCTGGTGATGACGAGGTTCATGAACGTGATCAGCACAGCGAGGGCGACCAGCACGGTCCAGCCGTGCATGTGCAGGTCACGCAGCGCCTCCGCGCCCTTGACGGCGAGGATGTTGCCGATGTTCGTCCACTTGAAGTAGGCGAGGAACTGGGAGATCGCGAAGAACAGGACGAGGATCGGCGCCATCGACCGGGTGCCGTCGGCCATCGCGGCGATGATGTCGCGGGCGGCGCGGAAGGCGCCGGTCATCCGCCCGTAGACGGTGCCGAGCACGGCGAAGAACACACCCAGGACGAGCGCCATCCCGCCGACCAGCGGGGAGTCGACGAGGCCGCCGTTCTCGCCGCGCAGTGGTGAGGACGAGGGGATCATGGCCACCACCAGGAACGCGATGAGGCCGAGGGCGACCAGCCCGGTCATGCGCAGCGCGCGGCGCTGCTGCCCGGTGACCTCGATCGCCTCCAGTTCTTCGGCGTCCGGCGCGGCGACCGGCTCGTCGGGCTCCAGGTCCCGGCGGCGGGCGAGGACCTTGTCGACGACGAGGGTGATCACCAGGGCCACCAGGACCGACGAGCCGAGCCCGAAGAAGTAGTTGGCCAGCGGGGTGACGACGTAGTTCGCGTCGATGGTGTGGGCGGCGGCGGTGGAGATCGAGGACAGCAGTACGTCGGTGGTGGTGAGCGACGGGGAGGCGTCGTAGCCGGCGGAGACCGATACGTAGGCGACGATGCAGCCGAGCACCGGACTGCGGCCCGCCGCACGGAAGATCAGTGCGCCGAGCGGCATGAGGGTGACGTAGGCGGCGTCGCCGGCGACATGGCTGACCATGGCCGTCATCGACAGGGCGAAGGTGAGGTACTTGCCCGGCACCCGCGCGACCATGCGGCGCAGCAGGGTGGAGAACAGTCCGCTCCGCTCCGCGACGGCGATGCCGAACATCACGGTGAGGATGGTGGCCAGCGGCGGGAAGGCCGCGAAGTTGTCGACGGCTCCCTCGACGGCCATGGTGAGGCCGTCCTTGCTGAGCAGGTTCTGCACCTTGATGATCTCGTGCGTGCCGGGGTGCACGGCGCTGACGCCGACCGCCGCCAGTACGGCGCTGAGGACGGCGACGACCCCGGCGAGGATCCAGAACAGCCAGAAGGGGTTGGGGAGTTTGTTGCCTATCTTCTCGATCGCCGCGAAGCTCCGGAACGCGGTGCGCAGGATTCTCGACTGTGGCTCGTTGGCCTGAGGCTGAGCAGAGGTGGCACTCATCGGTACCTCTTCGTGCATGCGAGGGATGTTCCTGCGAAGAGTGGCACTCAAGTGAGAGATTCTCTAGCCCTAGGATGTAACGGTAGGATTAACCGGCAGTTTAAAGTGGGGGACCATGACCCGCCCTCTTCTCGACGAGCTCGACCGGCGCCTCATCGGCGCGCTGCACGTGGCCCCCCGTGCCGCCTGGGACGACATCGGCGGGATCCTGGCCGCCGACGCCAGCACGCTCAAGCGCCGTTATGACCGGCTGCACCAGGCCCGGATGGTCCGTGCGATCGGGCACGCCTACTGGGGCATGCACTCCACGGCGATGCCGGTCCACGTTTTCCTGGACATCACCGGCGAAACCCCGCTCACCGTCCTCCACCGGCTCAGGGATCTGCCCCACCTCCAGCTCCTGGCACAGATCTCCGGCGACGACCCCCTCTACGCCGTCATCCACGCCCCGTCCGAGGCCGCTACCAGCGAGGCGATCGACCGGCTGTACTCCGTCCCCGGCGTCCGCCGCGTCAACGCCCTGCCGGCCCTCAGCACCCTGCGCCGGGGTATGACCTGGGACCCCCAGTTCCTCACCGACGCCGAACGCGCCGACCTGCTGAAGCTCACCGGCGCCCGCCGGGAGGGCACCGCGACCGCGACACCCCCCGCCAAGCCGCTCACCGAGGCCGAACGCGCGGTCGTCGCCCAGCTGATCCAGGACAGCCGCGCATCCGCCGCGAGCATCGCCCGAGCGTCCGGCCTGGCCACCTCCACCGCACACCGCGTCGTCCGCCGGGTCCTCGACGAGGGATGGGTCAAACCGCGCCTGGAGATGGTGTCGGAATGGCTCGGCTTCCAGACCCCCTTCCTGCTCCGCCTGCGCGTGGCACCGGGCGGAACGCCCGACGTCATGCGCCGCATCGACCAGCTCCCCCAGACCCGGCTCGCCGCCCACGTCGCCAGCGACATGTCCGTCCTCGTCATGGGCCTGGTCACCGACCGCGCCGCCCTGGCGCTCTTCATCGACCAGGAGCTGGCCGAGATCCCCGGCATCCTCGCCGTCAGCGTCGACATCATGCTCGCCGAACCGCGCCGCTACTGGCTGGACCGGGACCTGACCTCCGGTCTCGGCGCATTCCACGCGCCGACGCTGCTCTGAGACGTCGTTTCCGTGGTGCCCGCGGAGCCGGTGCGGCTCCGCGGGCCGCCCCGCCACTGCCGGGCGGAGAGGTTCAGGGGGTGTCGTGCACCTGGATGGCGGCGGCCGGGCAGACGGCGGCCGCTTCACGGGTGAGGGCGTGCTGGTCGTGCGGGGGCTCCGGCGCCAGGACGACGACGATTCCGTCCTCGTCGCGCTGGTCGAAGACCTCGGGGGCGATCAGGACGCACTGTCCGGCGCCGCAGCACTTCTCCTCGTCGACGGTGATCTTCATGGGGGGTCTCCTTCTGTCGGGGGGCGTACGTGTGCTGTCGTGCCGTCACCAGCGGACGGGGACCTCGCAGAGGCCGCCGACCAGCAGCCCTTCCAGGCGTTCGAGGTCGGTGGCGGGGATGTCCAGTTCGAGGGAGGGGAGCCTGAGCAGCAGAACTTCGAGGGCGACCTGGAGTTCGGTGCGGGCCAGGGCCTGGCCCAGGCAGGAGTGGGGTCCCGCGCCGAAGGCCAGGTGGGGGTTGGGAGTGCGGGCCAGGTCCATCTCGGCGGCGTTCTCGAAGGCGGTCTCGTCCCGGTTGGCCGCGGCCATGGAGCACACCACCGTGGTGCCGTTGGGGAGGACCTCGCCCCCGATCTCGACGTCCTCGGTGAGATACCGCCTCAGGCCGAACCCACCGTTGACGTCGAAGCGCAGCGCCTCCTCGACGGTGCTGCGTACCAACGAGGGG contains these protein-coding regions:
- a CDS encoding ferredoxin, producing MKITVDEEKCCGAGQCVLIAPEVFDQRDEDGIVVVLAPEPPHDQHALTREAAAVCPAAAIQVHDTP
- a CDS encoding M20 family metallopeptidase is translated as MTALPTAALTALAQDVSPEIITDILTLVRHETSSYDLPGLAAGLDLLHALAVHRLGRPDHAQRHPGGECGDTLTLTYTGTGAGHVALVGHYDTVWPTGTLAGWEQPEGSDDGREKLSGPGIFDMKTGLVQGIWALKLARASGVPVPTVTFLFNGDEEIGSLSSRPVIEEVAQQADATLVLEPTAHGAVKTARKGCGIFRVTVTGVEAHAGLAPQDGASAITALAEFVVAAAAVAAPGKGTTINTGLIKGGSGTNVVAGQATASIDIRVSSEAEQLRVDDALDAIRASDRRVRIEIDHAWNRPPMTLNASSARLLALAREVTREQGRGDLPDAAVGGASDANFVAALGLPVLCGMGAVGDNAHARGEFIYPDTVPAQTSLVAGLLERLAEPLRGRA
- a CDS encoding Lrp/AsnC family transcriptional regulator is translated as MTRPLLDELDRRLIGALHVAPRAAWDDIGGILAADASTLKRRYDRLHQARMVRAIGHAYWGMHSTAMPVHVFLDITGETPLTVLHRLRDLPHLQLLAQISGDDPLYAVIHAPSEAATSEAIDRLYSVPGVRRVNALPALSTLRRGMTWDPQFLTDAERADLLKLTGARREGTATATPPAKPLTEAERAVVAQLIQDSRASAASIARASGLATSTAHRVVRRVLDEGWVKPRLEMVSEWLGFQTPFLLRLRVAPGGTPDVMRRIDQLPQTRLAAHVASDMSVLVMGLVTDRAALALFIDQELAEIPGILAVSVDIMLAEPRRYWLDRDLTSGLGAFHAPTLL
- a CDS encoding AbgT family transporter, coding for MSATSAQPQANEPQSRILRTAFRSFAAIEKIGNKLPNPFWLFWILAGVVAVLSAVLAAVGVSAVHPGTHEIIKVQNLLSKDGLTMAVEGAVDNFAAFPPLATILTVMFGIAVAERSGLFSTLLRRMVARVPGKYLTFALSMTAMVSHVAGDAAYVTLMPLGALIFRAAGRSPVLGCIVAYVSVSAGYDASPSLTTTDVLLSSISTAAAHTIDANYVVTPLANYFFGLGSSVLVALVITLVVDKVLARRRDLEPDEPVAAPDAEELEAIEVTGQQRRALRMTGLVALGLIAFLVVAMIPSSSPLRGENGGLVDSPLVGGMALVLGVFFAVLGTVYGRMTGAFRAARDIIAAMADGTRSMAPILVLFFAISQFLAYFKWTNIGNILAVKGAEALRDLHMHGWTVLVALAVLITFMNLVITSGSALWALAAPVLVPMLMLIGIEAETTQAVYRVADSVTNCVTPMSPYFVMALGFIQQYRKSAGIGTLASLTIPIAAVVWVVWIAFFVAWYLLGLPFGVS